A single Amblyomma americanum isolate KBUSLIRL-KWMA unplaced genomic scaffold, ASM5285725v1 scaffold_409, whole genome shotgun sequence DNA region contains:
- the LOC144112551 gene encoding uncharacterized protein LOC144112551 isoform X7, which produces MAGRVVVYGGKGALGSAIVSFFRQKQWWVASVDHLPNEEADANVVVQPCDAWASQHERVLEGVDKVLQDGKIDALICVAGGWAGGNAASVDYVKNCDSLWKSSVWTSVIASSLASKYLKEGGLLALTGAKAALEPTPGMIGYGMAKAAVHHLVQSLAGAKSGLPQGATVVAILPVTLDTPMNRKFMPKADFSSWTPLSFVAELFFKWTAGQERPANGSLVKLVTEGGRTSVQILKLAATKEEMEREMRVKRVHVPPIRMSEVDNVTECGVPAAARKKSLKQQEKAKQQNQITSKKQQYEDVLKRHVSHSLQKNAAIPGHSSIGRKASKKRKPQILDDSTESEDESVVSSRELKNAVKEAKYWKQRYRLEQEHTASLKRELDFLKRKVELQLSSFQQTLDEVAKRQQDLCADALPVVAPSILPNGAVEASRRDPTAARGAATEQAAAAEKDVGGAASVVPTPAGPSEEAPASSCFTADAPRSAELEASVLDDAQDFTLTSGGLAPMDVAESQETLAGPSQQPGDWQAHHNRNLWMSLKARRLWQAHHNRNLWMSLKARRLWQAHHNRHLWMSLKARKLYQAHHNRHLWMWPQCWTFSQGHLKPFNLHQNFRLCQPPQSLLGRHE; this is translated from the exons ATGGCAGGGCGAGTGGTTGTCTACGGTGGGAAAGGAGCGCTTGGAAGCGCAATTGTCTCTTTTTTCAGGCAGAAGCAGTGG TGGGTTGCTTCCGTGGACCACTTGCCCAACGAAGAAGCCGACGCCAACGTGGTGGTCCAGCCGTGCGACGCATGGGCCAGTCAGCACGAGCGTGTACTCGAAGGGGTCGACAAAGTTCTCCAGGATGGCAAGATCGATGCGCTCATCTGCGTGGCTGGCGGATGGGCTGGGGGCAACGCGGCCTCTGTCG ATTATGTGAAGAACTGCGACTCCCTGTGGAAGTCCAGTGTGTGGACATCCGTGATTGCTTCTAGCCTTGCATCCAAGTACCTGAAAGAAGGTGGCCTGCTTGCACTCACTGGAGCCAAGGCAGCACTTGAGCCCACACCAG GCATGATCGGCTATGGCATGGCCAAGGCAGCCGTGCACCACCTGGTGCAGAGCCTTGCTGGTGCGAAGAGTGGGCTGCCGCAGGGAGCGACTGTGGTGGCCATCTTGCCAGTGACCCTGGACACACCAATGAACCGCAAGTTCATGCCCAAGGCGGACTTCTCATCCTGGACCCCGCTCAGCTTTGTGGCCGA GCTGTTCTTCAAGTGGACTGCTGGCCAGGAGAGGCCAGCCAACGGAAGCCTCGTGAAATTGGTCACTGAAGGGGGAAGAACCAGCGTCCAGATTCTGAAGCTTGCAG CCACAAAAGAAGAAATGGAACGTGAAATGAGAGTAAAAAGAGTCCATGTGCCACCAATTCGCATGTCGGAAGTGGATAATGTTACAGAATGTGGCGTTCCTGCAGCTGCAAGAAAGAAAAGCTTGAAACAG CAGGAAAAGGCAAAACAGCAAAACCAGATCACCTCAAAGAAGCAGCAGTACGAGGATGTGCTCAAACGCCATGTTTCGCATTCACTGCAAAAGAATGCTGCAATTCCTGGCCACAGTTCAATTGGCAGAAAG GCCAGCAAGAAGCGCAAGCCCCAAATTCTGGACGACAGTACTGAGTCAGAAGATGAGTCTGTTGTGTCTTCACGTGAATTGAAAAATGCAGTGAAGGAGGCGAAGTATTGGAAGCAGCGATATCGTCTTGAACAAGAACACACTGCTTCCCTGAAGAGGGAACTTGACTTCCTAAAAAGGAAAGTTGAGCTGCAGTTGAGTTCAT TTCAGCAAACACTGGATGAGGTAGCAAAAAGACAACAAG attTGTGTGCAGATGCTTTGCCTGTAGTGGCACCCAGCATATTACCGAATGGAGCAGTGGAGGCGTCTCGGAGAGACCCTACAGCTGCAAGAGGAGCAGCAACTGaacaagcggcagcagcagaaaaggACGTGGGAGGAGCTGCATCAGTAGTCCCGACACCCGCTGGACCATCTGAAGAAGCCCCAGCAAGCA GTTGTTTTACAGCAGATGCACCCCGTTCAGCTGAGCTGGAAGCATCCGTGTTGGATGATGCGCAGGATTTCACGCTTACGTCAGGTGGACTT gcacctatggatgtcgctgaaagccaggagactttggcaggcccatcacaacag ccaggagactggcaggcccatcacaacag gaacctatggatgtcactgaaagccaggagactttggcaggcccatcacaacag gaacctatggatgtcactgaaagccaggagactttggcaggcccatcacaacag